The Paenibacillus sp. FSL H7-0357 nucleotide sequence GGAATGACCTGGTCCGGGTTTCGACCAAGCGACGATGCCTGCGAATATGGCTATCTCATCCCGGCCAATATGTTCGCTGTTGTTGTTCTCCGGTATGTGTGTGAAATTGCCGCTGAGGTGCTGAACAGCTCTGAGCTTGCAGCTTCCGCGCAACACCTGCTGGAGCAGATTGAAGGAGGTATCCGGCAACACGGTACTGTGGACCACCCTGAGTTTGGGACTGTGTATGCCTATGAGACAGATGGACTTGGTAGTGTGAATTTGATGGATGATGCCAATGTTCCCAGCCTGCTCTCCATTCCTTATCTCGGCTACTCTCCAGTTGATGATCCTGTATATATGAATACCCGCAGCTTCATATTGAGCAAGAGTAATCCCTATTTCTATTCAGGCATAGCCGCAGCAGGCATTGGCAGCCCCCATACCCCAAACCGTTATATCTGGCCAATCGCCTTAGCGGTACAAGGAATGACTTCAGGAAATACTGAGGAACAGCAATCCATTCTTGACCGGCTGGCGCAGTGTGATGACGGTACCGGGTATATGCATGAAGCTTTTCATGCAGATGATCCCGGCGCGTACACCCGTCCATGGTTCTCTTGGGCCAATATGATGTTTTGCGAGCTGGTGCTCATGCGCTGCGGAATCGAAGTAAAGCGCAGCTAAATGAACGGCAACAATGACATACCAAATAGTCTGAGGGGGATGAAAACAATGAAGAAATGGTTGATTACAGCACTTACTCTGGTGACGGTCTCTGGTCTGGCCGCCGGGTGTGGCGGTAATTCTGGCAATTCCGGGGATGCCAATGAAGGGAAAAGCGGAACAGAGCAAGGCGGCAAGAGTGCAAAGAAGACAGAGCTTACTTTCTGGGGGGACTGGGGCGGAGAAGGCCAGAAGCAGTTCGAAACGATGGTCGATGCTTTTAACAAATCGCAGGATAAAATTCACGTGAAATACGTGCTGCAGCAGGATATGATCACTAAATTTCTTACTGCAGCCACGAACGGCGGTGCTCCTGACGTACTTTTCTGGGACCGCTGGCGGACTTCACTTTATGCGCCCAAAAATGTGCTGCATCCGGTGGATGACTATTTAACACGTGATGGGATCTCCAAAGATGATTTTTACAGCGAATCGCTGAACGAACTTTCTTACGACAATAAATTATACGGTCTGCCGCTTACAGTAGACGCTCGTGCACTATTCTACAATAAGAAGCTGCTGGCCGAAGCCGGGCTTCAGCCGCCGACGACTTGGGATGAGCTTGAAGCGGCGGCTGCGAAGCTGACGAAATGGAACGGAGACAAGCTTGAAGTAGCAGGCTTCTCCATGGCAGACCTGGGATTGTTCAACATGTATCTCCAGCAGGCGGGCGGCACCATGCTGACCGAAGACGGGAAGACCAACTTCAACAATAAGCAGGGTAAGCAGGTGCTCGAATTCTGGGACCGGATGATGAACAAAGATAAAGTGTACAAAGTGGGCTTTGAGCTGGGGCTCGGAGAAGGCCAGGATGCCTTTGTTACCGGAAAAGTCGCTATGCTCTATTCAGGCCCATGGATGCTCAGCACTTACAATAAATACGGTAAAGACCTGGAATACGGCGTTGTTCCTCCGCCAGCAGGCCCTAACGGTGACAAAGGCAGTGTGATGGGCGGCTTCGGCCTGGTTATTCCTGAGGGCTCCAAGCATCACGATGAGGCCTGGGAATTTATCAAATGGTGGACGGCTAACAAAGACAACGCTCTGCTGTGGGCTAAGACCAGCTTGAACCTGCCTGGCTTCAAGCCTTCGATGGAGGACCCGTTCTTCAAGGATGATCCGCTGTGGAAACCTTTTATGGAAACCCTGGAATTTGCTAAGGTCCGCCCGTCACATCCCGGCTATTCCGTGATGGAGACGGACGCCTTGGCGCCGAATCTTCAGCTTAACCAGCAGAACAAACTGAGTATTGAGGACACACTTAAGAAGTCTCAGGAGCAGGGAGACCAAATGCTTAAGGATAACGAAGTTGTGAAGTGACAGTTGTAGCAGCAGGGAGACGGTGCCTCCCTGCTGCTATGGAACCTTGCCGCATAATGAAGGGGGGAGTATGGCTTCCATGAGAAAAGTGGAAAGACATCAGGCGCGGACTGCTTATTTGTTCATCACGCCTACAGTGCTGCTGTTCGTGGTCTTTACAATTATTCCAGTAGTAATGGCCTTATATCTCAGCTTTACCAATTATGATGTGCTTAGCCGAAATGACTGGATCGGGCTTGATAACTACCGGCGGCTGGCTCATGATGATCTGCTGTGGAAAACCTTCCGCAATGTGTTTCTGTATTCGCTGATTTTTGTGCCGCTCAATATTCTAATTTCACTGCTATTGGGACTGCTGCTCAGCCGGGCGTGGCGCGGGGTGAAGCTGTTCCGCACCTTTTATTATCTGCCTACGCTGACTTCAGCTGTCGCGGCAGCAACGGTATGGATCTGGCTGCTGCACCCGGAATTTGGGCTGATTAACGGTTTGCTCTCCTACGTTGGGATTACAGGTCCGGCCTGGCTGTCCGAGACAAGAACGGCCATGCTCTCAATAGTCCTGCTGACACTCTGGCAGTCCGTCGGCTCTAATATGATTATTTATCTGGCAGGTCTGCAAGGCGTTCCGGATTATCTGTATGAATCGGCCCGGCTGGATGGTGCCAACAAAATGGATTGCTTCCGGTATATCACTTGGCCGCAGTTACGGCCGACAACTTTCCTGGTCAGTACCATGGCCATCATCGGTGCACTGCAGCTGTTTGACCAGGCTTTTGTTCTGACGCAGGGAGGGCCGGCCAATGTCACGAAGACACCGGTCTATCTGATCTACCAGCAAGGCTTTAACCAGCTGCAAATGGGCTATGCTTCTGCGCAGGCATTTGTGCTGGCGATGGCCATCCTGGTCTTTTCACTGATCAATATGCGGATATCCAAAGCGGAAGAGTCAGTCATTTAAACAGGGCTGCCCAGGAAAAAAGGAGGCTTACAGCTATGGGTGTTACCGGCGGCTCCGCCCTGAAGCGGGGCATTAACAAATCCATTTATTATATCGTATGTATCGTTATTGCTGTTGCCATGTTCCTGCCATTCTATTGGAGCGTACTAACGTCCCTGAAACCGGATGAGGAGATCTTTGCGATGCCGATCCAATGGTTTCCGAAGCATTTGACCTTTGATCATTACCGCAAAGCATTCTCGACCGTGCCATTTGCTTTATTTTTCTGGAATTCGCTTGTTCTTGCCGTATCCGGTGTACTGGCCAATTTATTCTTTGGCTCACTCAGCGGCTACGCTTTTGCGAAGCTGAAATTCAGGCTCAATAAGCCGGTTTTCCGGGTGCTCCTGGCTGCGATGATGATCCCCGGCATCGTAACCATGATTCCGACCGTTTATGTGATGCGCCATATTCCATTCGCCGGAGGCAATGATCTTTTCGGCAGTGGCGGCAACGGACTGATGAACTCCTTCTGGGGCATTATTCTGCCGGGCGCATCCGGGACGTTCGCGGTGTTCTTCATGCGGCAATTTTTCCTCACCCTGCCCAGCGACATGCTGGAAATGGCCCGGATTGAGGGCTGCGGTGAATTTAAGATCTTTTGGCGCATTTATCTGCCGCTCACCAAACCTGCACTGGCTACCTTAAGCATCTTTACCTTTCAGGCAGGGTGGAACAGTTTCCTTTGGCCGATGATCGTCTTAAATGATCCGGATAAAGCGACCATTCAAATGGGGCTGCAGGCCTTTTCCTATAACTTTCAGACCGATTACGGGCCGATGATGGCCGGTGCTCTGGTCGCGATTCTGCCGATATTGGTGCTCTTTTTGGCCCTGCAGCGTTATTTTGTACAGGGCATTGCGTTCAGCGGTATTAAAGGGTAAGCAGCTACTGAAACCAGATCAGATTTGAGGAGAGAGAGCCTTATGAAGCAATTGAAAATTGAGCCACGACTGTGGGAGGAACGGGCGGACAAGGCGCAGGAAGCGCTGGATCATTATTTCTGGAACGAAGACATGGGCATGTACAACATTGAGACGCCTTGCCCGAATGGAGAATGCAACACTATATTTCACTATTGGTGGATGGCCCATGCCGTGGATACACTGGTGGACGGTCTGCTGCGGACAAGAAACAGACGGTACGAAGAACGTCTCGCCTCGCTGCATGAAGGTCTTCTCCGCCGCAATGGCGGAAGTTGGCCAAATGAGCTCTATGATGATATGGAATGGATGGCACTATCATGGCTACGTGCGTATCAGGCAACGGGGAAGGAGAGCTACAAGCAGACCTCATTAATTCTGTGGCAGGACATCAAGACGGGCTGGAACGATCATATGGGCGGCGGCATCGCCTGGCAGAAATCGCAGCTTGATTATAAAAACACCCCGGCCAACGCGCCTGCCGCCATCCTGGCTGCCCGGCTGTATCAGGCCTTCGGTGATCCGCAGGATCTAGAATGGGCAGAACGGATTCTAAGCTGGCAAAAGAAACATCTCGTCGACCCGGAGACCGGTTTTGTCTGGGATGGGCTGAACCGTGAGGGGGATGGCACAATCGATAAAGACTGGAAATACACCTACAATCAAGGAGTGTATATAGGCGCCGTAATTGAACTGTACCGGATTACGGATCAAGCCGGCTACCTTGAAGATGCCCGGCAGACCTTCGCCGCAGCCGTTGAAGAGCTAACCGGTCCGCAGCTCAGGGTGTTGCCGGATGAAGGAGGCGGAGATGGCGGTCTGTTCAAGGGCATACTGGTCCGCTATACAGCCGAACTTGTAAAGTCCGATCCTGAGGCCAGAGAAGCTGCATCCTTTCTTGAAAGAAATGCGGAACTGCTTTGGGAGAGAGGGAAGGCGGCGGAAAGTGCGTTGTTTGGAACGGACTGGTGCCACCCGCCCGGCGGCATTGTACAGCTAAGCTCCCAGCTCAGCGGCATAAAGCTGCTGGAGCGGATGGCTGAGCTTGGCACTATTATCGGTGAATAATTAACGCCAGATGGGGATGATCCTATGGACATTTTTGCTGAAGCTTCAGCACAGGCTGATTGGAAGGCACGTGCGGACTGGTTCCAGCGCTGCCTTCAGCAGCATTATTACAATGAAGAGACCGGTATTATGAATCAGTGGTTTCCCAAAGCGCATATCCGTCCGGACGACAACTTCTATTATTGGTGGCAGGCCCATGTGATGGATGTGCTTGTCGATGCTTATGAACGTACGGGAGATCCCGCAGCTCCCCTGCGTATCCGCGAATTCAGCCGTTGTCTGCGTGCTTATAATGGCGGTACCTTTTCCCATAATTATTATGATGATATGGAGTGGACGGCACTTGCGCTGCTGCGGGCGTACCAGGCTACCGGGGAAGAAGAATACAAGAATGCTGTGCTGGAGCTGTGGTCTGATATTCAAACCGCGTGGAACAGCCATTTCGGGGGAGGAATGGCCTGGAAGAAGGATCAGCTGGATTATAAGAACACCCCGGCTAATGCGCCCGCCGCCATTCTGGCTGCCCGTTTGTACGGATTATTCCGGGATCCGGAGGATCTGGAATGGGCGGTCCGTATTTACGAATGGAACAAAGCCCATCTGGTGGATCCCGGCTCAGGCTTTGTATGGGACGGAATCAACAGGCTGGGAGACGGCCAGATTGATTATGACTGGGAATTCACTTACTGCCAGGGAGTGTTTCTTGGAGCGGCGCTTGAACTGTACCGTGTTATAGGAGAGCAGCAATATGCAGACGATGCTCTGCGGACAGCCGACACAAGCATACGCCGATTGTGCCACCCGGTTACATTCATGCTGCCTGATGAAGGCGTTGACGACACCGGATTGTTCAAAGGAATTCTGATCCGCTACTGGGTTCAGCTGGAGAAGCAGTTTCCTGGAACACTGTCTATCCGTAAAGTTATTCTGGCGAATGCCCATGCTTTATGGACGAAAGGACTGGACCACGAGCTGGGACTCTGCGGCCCTTCTTGGGAGCATAAGCCTTTACTTCCGGTTCAGCTCAGCGTGCAGCTGAGTGGATTGATGCTGCTTGAAGGTGCAGCCGCTTTGGAAAATCAGCGGAACGAGTGAGCAGGGGATTTCAGCTTATCTAGATACATTTCTAATCTAACCATACTGAGAATTGCAAACAGCACGTCTCCATTCCTAATGGGAGAAGTGCTGTTTAATTTGCAGGCTTCTATTCTTTCGTCATAAAAACACTATGGGGGTCTTCAATGTAATCCGTAAACGGACTATAGTATTCAGCTCTTGTACTCAGTTAGCAGAGTTGGCTGATGCACGGTGTAGCAACCGGTCCATGGCTTTCTGTTCTTTTGAGATTCATTCTTGCCCGCTTCATTCTGTGTTTATTTTTTATATAAAGAACGTCATAATGAACTAACGACAATTATAAGTATATATAAAATAAATATTGTTGTAAATACAACAATATTGGACTGGCAGGTGATTGAATGAAGGAGATACTTCGTGAAGTGGGAATGATTGCGAGGGCATTAGATTCTATAAGTAATATAGAGTTCAAGGAATTAGATCTTACAAAAGGGCAGTATTTATATCTGGTTCGAATATATGAGAATCCGGGAATTATTCAAGAAAAGCTGTCGGAAATGATAAAGGTGGACCGAACAACAGCAGCACGTGCGATTCAAAAGCTTGAAATCCAAGGCTTTATTGAAAAGAAAGACGATGAAACGAACAGAAAAATTAAAAGGCTATTTACAACTGAAAAAGGTAAGCAAGCGTACTCTTTTCTAAAGAGAGAAGGGGATCATACCGATTCGGTTGCGTTAGCAGGATTTTCTGAAAAAGAACAAGAAACATTGTTTCGTCTTCTACTAAGAGTCAGAAAAAATGTTGAGGTCGAGTGGGAATTCGTAAAGAAGGGGAATAAAAGGGAGTACTGATATCAGAAGCGGCAGTCTAGGATTTTATTTTCCAATCCAAGACTGCCGCTGGTTTATTATTGAATTCAGTTAGAGTTTAACTTCTTCGTTCCGGCTTGGATCGCTGTATTTATAGATACCAGGGTTCAGTTCAATCTTGTCATCAAAGGGAATACCTTTGTAGCTATCGATATTAACCCCTGTAGATACCATACCCTTAGGTGTAATTTCAGGTACTATTTCTTTGCCATTAATCCGTACCGTAGTTTGGTTAACACCCTTGAAGCCAGGGGATTTGGAATGGGACTCGACCATCAAATTTCCGCCCTCAATATAATACGTGAATTGAATATCAAATCCATCCACATTAAGTTTGGCGAACTGCTTTTCTTTCTTAGGTTTATTTAGCGTGATCCAATTCTTAGAGGTATCCCGTTTTTCAATGACAGCATCTTTTAATTTAAGTTTCATTGGAACATCAGACCAGTCCTTATACCACTCCGAAGATTCAAATTCAAATAAATGCTGATAGCTTTCGGGATGATCTCCTTTTAAAACCCGATCCCCGGCGATTGTTTTATCCCCTATAACCAGCTGAGCAGTTTTGTAGTGGACAATTCCTTTTTTAAGCGACTCTTCTTCATTGATTAGGATCTGGATAACTAAAGGGGTAATCACCAGCTGATCAAACGTTATGCCTGTCTTTTTTTGGACTTCAGGACTGGTGTACAATTTCTTAGTGTACATAGCTTCACTTGCCTTTTTTCCATCTGCTTTAAAATCAAACTTCCAACTGCCCGAAATCCGTTTTGCTTCTTCAATGTAACTAAAATGAAGACTGGCATCCTTCCAATCGGGTTCAGTCATATCGAATACCTGTTCAATAAACAAATCCGAACCTTCGCTAGGCATGATGGTAGGAACTGCTTCTTTCACTTGACCACCAGCATTAATTACCAGTTGCGGGGTGCCGCGTCCCAAGTCAGCTGGTGAAGCAGCGACTCTATAGCGGATAATGGTTTGATTTGAAGCTTGTCGAACGGATTCAATATGGAGGGTTGGATACTGTGTAGATCCGGTAACAATCGTATCTCCGGCTTGAGGGTTAGATTCTAAGGGAATATCCCTATTACGGAGAAAAATAAGATTTTGCGCTTCAAATTTGTAGTCTTTTTTATCATCCTTTAATGTATCAGGGGTTTCGTATACACCAAGGAGTTTCTTGCTTTCCGGGTCGTATTCTAAATTGCCGTATACTTTTGCCTCGCTACCGGATTCACTTGTCATGGTATTTTTCTCTGTAGCAATTCCAATATATTGGCTTAGGTCTGTTTTAGTATCCAAAGATATGAGCATTTTCATTTTTTCTCCATCCGTCACCACACCGTTCAAGTTCATTGTAACTCCAGAACTGGAAGCTTGGAGATCATACTGCTGGCCGATACCGTTTTTTAATGCATTGGTCACACTACGGCCGCCAATTTTATCCCAATTGATCGTCACACTAGCGTATACAGGAATGGCGACAAGCAAGATACATGAGAAAACGATACTGATGGGAACAACCTTCGCACGATGTCTAGGAATATTCTGCGAAGGCTGCAGATTTATTTGGCGTTGATATGCTTCTTTTTCTATGGCTGTCCACATTAAATCATAATCCGGCAGAGGAATGTTCTTATCCTTTTCAATATACTGATTCATTGCTGCTCATCTCCTTTAGTTGAGTTCCAACCATTTTGCCCTTTAACAGCTTGAGCCCCTTATTTAGTCTGGATTTTGCAGTTCCTTCGGGTATGTCCATCACTTTAGAGATCTCGGGTACAGTTAATTCGTTAATAAAACGAAGGACTACTACCATTCTGATTTTGTCGGGAAGCTTACTATATAAGCCTTGAATTTCTTTTTTTGTTTCCCGGCGATTTAAATGCTCTTCGACAGGGTTGGAATCCTGAGACCTGGATAGTAAATAATTACGTAATTCTTTCATCACTCCTGTTTTACGCCTTCTGATCAGGCTGTTACACTCATTCGAAGCAATTCGCAAAATCCACGATTTCAGGTTTCTTACCTTTGATCTATCTGCCAAAATCACTTTGACAAATACCTCTTGGCTAATATCCTCAGCATCAGCCTGGTTTTTCATCAAATAGTAGCAAAAATAATAAACATCTTCTTTATACAGCTCGAAGATTTCCCGGTCAGTCATTCTGCTGCACCCCCTTTTTTGTTGTTCTCATCAATAAGACAGATAGAGGCTAGCCATCGTTCATTTTATGTACACTATAGTTTTGACAGTAGACTCCGAGAATGAGAGAATATTGTTTTGTAGAAGCTACAGATTTCAAAAAAATTATGGAGGCATATTAATGAATCAGCGTTTTCGTATCACAAGATCAATGCAGGAAAACAATGCGGAGCCATCCATCTCTTTGGATGAATGCAAAGATTACTTTGCAGCTAAGCCCGACTTTGCATACTCACAGGTTTTTACCGTAAAAGGCCCGGAAAGCAACATGTCCATTGATGGAGACTTTTTTATGTGGAAGCAGGGGGATGTGGAAATTCCTTTCCGGCTTTACATGGGTGATTTGTATGTAGCTATTTCCAACGAAGCTGTAGTTCCCAAAATGATTGAAATTGCAACGGAACTGCAAGCTGATATAGTTGAAGGGTAAAACACCAATCAAGGAGGCCATTATGCTACCGATACATCCTCAAGACATCCAAACTGTGATCGACCGCCTCACCGGTCAGGAACTTTACCTGCACCTTGAACTCACGACAGGCGCCTATGCCAGTCATTTGGATAGCAGCCGGCCAACGGCTTCGGCGTTCATCACCAATGCGGCCGTCTCATATACGCACGGCTCCATCTCCGGCACAGGTCCTTACCGGGTCGGATTAAAGACAGCAAACGGCTGGATCTATGCAGAGGGCCTTACGCATGTTGATGAGAATGAGCATGAACGTCTAATCATGGCTGGGCACGACAGTCAAGGAAAGCTAATTGTGTCATTGCAATTAAGCCGGGAAAAGTTCTAATGAAAGCGGAGGATCAAGCAGCCATGAATACTAAACAAGCCAAACATGAGCGCATCTTAGTGGTATTTCCCCATCCCGATGACGAAGCATTCGTTGCATCAGGGACATTGGCTATGTACATAGAAGGCGGCGCTCAAGTCACGTATGCTTGTCTGACACTAGGGGAGATGGGCCGCAATATGGGCATCCCGCCGTTCGCGAGCCGTGTCAGCTTGCCAGCAATCCGCAAGGAGGAACTGACAGCGTCTTGCCATGCGATTGGCATTCAAGACTTAAGGATGCTCGGCTTCCATGATAAAATGATTGAGTTCGAAGACCAGCAGCTGCTGGACTCCCGCATCCTGTCACTGCTCCAGGAATTGACCCCGTCGCTGGTCATCACCTTCTATCCAGGGTACAGTGTGCATCCCGATCATGATGCCACCGGGGCCGCCGTCATCCGAACCATCAGCCGGCTCCCCGCGGCAGAACGGCCGCTTGTGTACTGCAGCGCCTTCGCCAGCAATCACGAGATGGTAATCGGGAAAGCAGATGTGACCGTAGACGTAACAGCATTCCTTGTTAAGAAAATGGCTTCGATTACAGCGCACCGTTCGCAATTCCAAGCGGCGGAACTCGTCGGGAACCGGGAGCTGAGTGATGAAGAAATCCGCGAACGGTTCGGCACAGAACAGTTCTGGACCTACCGGTTCGATTCATCTCTATGATAGAGGAACAGTTTATGGACAAATCCCCCTGCCTTTAGGCAGGGGGATTTGTCATTTTCCACTTAAATGCTGAACCAACATGCCAACAAACCGGTTAGCCATTTGTTTATCCTGAAGTTCGCTGCTCCAATCGTTCTTGGGAATCAAGCTCATTTTCTGAAGTAAACCCATCATAGACATGAAGATAAAATGAGCGGTCTTCAAAGGCTCAGTATCTGACTTTAACGATCCATCTTTAAATCCAATGTCCAGAGCATCCAATAGGAAATGGCGTTCTTTTTCCCGGTTCACAAAATTATTGTACTGCTCTTTGAGTTCATCACTTGAGTCATAGGCTTCATAATGCAGGTCGAAGAGAAGAATAAACTTGATGTACTCTGGATGTTGCGAAGCATAATCAATCCAAGCCTCCAGCATCGAAGTAAGCATCTGCTTACCATTCATTTCGGCTGAAGCTGCTCCTCCAACAAATTGGGTCATACTCTGGAGGATTTC carries:
- a CDS encoding DUF4179 domain-containing protein codes for the protein MNQYIEKDKNIPLPDYDLMWTAIEKEAYQRQINLQPSQNIPRHRAKVVPISIVFSCILLVAIPVYASVTINWDKIGGRSVTNALKNGIGQQYDLQASSSGVTMNLNGVVTDGEKMKMLISLDTKTDLSQYIGIATEKNTMTSESGSEAKVYGNLEYDPESKKLLGVYETPDTLKDDKKDYKFEAQNLIFLRNRDIPLESNPQAGDTIVTGSTQYPTLHIESVRQASNQTIIRYRVAASPADLGRGTPQLVINAGGQVKEAVPTIMPSEGSDLFIEQVFDMTEPDWKDASLHFSYIEEAKRISGSWKFDFKADGKKASEAMYTKKLYTSPEVQKKTGITFDQLVITPLVIQILINEEESLKKGIVHYKTAQLVIGDKTIAGDRVLKGDHPESYQHLFEFESSEWYKDWSDVPMKLKLKDAVIEKRDTSKNWITLNKPKKEKQFAKLNVDGFDIQFTYYIEGGNLMVESHSKSPGFKGVNQTTVRINGKEIVPEITPKGMVSTGVNIDSYKGIPFDDKIELNPGIYKYSDPSRNEEVKL
- a CDS encoding YojF family protein, with the protein product MLPIHPQDIQTVIDRLTGQELYLHLELTTGAYASHLDSSRPTASAFITNAAVSYTHGSISGTGPYRVGLKTANGWIYAEGLTHVDENEHERLIMAGHDSQGKLIVSLQLSREKF
- a CDS encoding carbohydrate ABC transporter permease translates to MASMRKVERHQARTAYLFITPTVLLFVVFTIIPVVMALYLSFTNYDVLSRNDWIGLDNYRRLAHDDLLWKTFRNVFLYSLIFVPLNILISLLLGLLLSRAWRGVKLFRTFYYLPTLTSAVAAATVWIWLLHPEFGLINGLLSYVGITGPAWLSETRTAMLSIVLLTLWQSVGSNMIIYLAGLQGVPDYLYESARLDGANKMDCFRYITWPQLRPTTFLVSTMAIIGALQLFDQAFVLTQGGPANVTKTPVYLIYQQGFNQLQMGYASAQAFVLAMAILVFSLINMRISKAEESVI
- the bshB2 gene encoding bacillithiol biosynthesis deacetylase BshB2, with translation MNTKQAKHERILVVFPHPDDEAFVASGTLAMYIEGGAQVTYACLTLGEMGRNMGIPPFASRVSLPAIRKEELTASCHAIGIQDLRMLGFHDKMIEFEDQQLLDSRILSLLQELTPSLVITFYPGYSVHPDHDATGAAVIRTISRLPAAERPLVYCSAFASNHEMVIGKADVTVDVTAFLVKKMASITAHRSQFQAAELVGNRELSDEEIRERFGTEQFWTYRFDSSL
- a CDS encoding glycoside hydrolase family 76 protein, with translation MDIFAEASAQADWKARADWFQRCLQQHYYNEETGIMNQWFPKAHIRPDDNFYYWWQAHVMDVLVDAYERTGDPAAPLRIREFSRCLRAYNGGTFSHNYYDDMEWTALALLRAYQATGEEEYKNAVLELWSDIQTAWNSHFGGGMAWKKDQLDYKNTPANAPAAILAARLYGLFRDPEDLEWAVRIYEWNKAHLVDPGSGFVWDGINRLGDGQIDYDWEFTYCQGVFLGAALELYRVIGEQQYADDALRTADTSIRRLCHPVTFMLPDEGVDDTGLFKGILIRYWVQLEKQFPGTLSIRKVILANAHALWTKGLDHELGLCGPSWEHKPLLPVQLSVQLSGLMLLEGAAALENQRNE
- a CDS encoding ABC transporter substrate-binding protein: MKKWLITALTLVTVSGLAAGCGGNSGNSGDANEGKSGTEQGGKSAKKTELTFWGDWGGEGQKQFETMVDAFNKSQDKIHVKYVLQQDMITKFLTAATNGGAPDVLFWDRWRTSLYAPKNVLHPVDDYLTRDGISKDDFYSESLNELSYDNKLYGLPLTVDARALFYNKKLLAEAGLQPPTTWDELEAAAAKLTKWNGDKLEVAGFSMADLGLFNMYLQQAGGTMLTEDGKTNFNNKQGKQVLEFWDRMMNKDKVYKVGFELGLGEGQDAFVTGKVAMLYSGPWMLSTYNKYGKDLEYGVVPPPAGPNGDKGSVMGGFGLVIPEGSKHHDEAWEFIKWWTANKDNALLWAKTSLNLPGFKPSMEDPFFKDDPLWKPFMETLEFAKVRPSHPGYSVMETDALAPNLQLNQQNKLSIEDTLKKSQEQGDQMLKDNEVVK
- a CDS encoding MarR family winged helix-turn-helix transcriptional regulator, whose translation is MKEILREVGMIARALDSISNIEFKELDLTKGQYLYLVRIYENPGIIQEKLSEMIKVDRTTAARAIQKLEIQGFIEKKDDETNRKIKRLFTTEKGKQAYSFLKREGDHTDSVALAGFSEKEQETLFRLLLRVRKNVEVEWEFVKKGNKREY
- a CDS encoding carbohydrate ABC transporter permease, encoding MGVTGGSALKRGINKSIYYIVCIVIAVAMFLPFYWSVLTSLKPDEEIFAMPIQWFPKHLTFDHYRKAFSTVPFALFFWNSLVLAVSGVLANLFFGSLSGYAFAKLKFRLNKPVFRVLLAAMMIPGIVTMIPTVYVMRHIPFAGGNDLFGSGGNGLMNSFWGIILPGASGTFAVFFMRQFFLTLPSDMLEMARIEGCGEFKIFWRIYLPLTKPALATLSIFTFQAGWNSFLWPMIVLNDPDKATIQMGLQAFSYNFQTDYGPMMAGALVAILPILVLFLALQRYFVQGIAFSGIKG
- a CDS encoding RNA polymerase sigma factor, encoding MTDREIFELYKEDVYYFCYYLMKNQADAEDISQEVFVKVILADRSKVRNLKSWILRIASNECNSLIRRRKTGVMKELRNYLLSRSQDSNPVEEHLNRRETKKEIQGLYSKLPDKIRMVVVLRFINELTVPEISKVMDIPEGTAKSRLNKGLKLLKGKMVGTQLKEMSSNESVY
- a CDS encoding TetR/AcrR family transcriptional regulator, translating into MTENWHQNLRNKNREELIAAAKELFMKQSFLKVNIKDVCLVAGVSRVTFYKHFQSMDELIFEVQMEILQSMTQFVGGAASAEMNGKQMLTSMLEAWIDYASQHPEYIKFILLFDLHYEAYDSSDELKEQYNNFVNREKERHFLLDALDIGFKDGSLKSDTEPLKTAHFIFMSMMGLLQKMSLIPKNDWSSELQDKQMANRFVGMLVQHLSGK
- a CDS encoding glycoside hydrolase family 76 protein; translation: MKQLKIEPRLWEERADKAQEALDHYFWNEDMGMYNIETPCPNGECNTIFHYWWMAHAVDTLVDGLLRTRNRRYEERLASLHEGLLRRNGGSWPNELYDDMEWMALSWLRAYQATGKESYKQTSLILWQDIKTGWNDHMGGGIAWQKSQLDYKNTPANAPAAILAARLYQAFGDPQDLEWAERILSWQKKHLVDPETGFVWDGLNREGDGTIDKDWKYTYNQGVYIGAVIELYRITDQAGYLEDARQTFAAAVEELTGPQLRVLPDEGGGDGGLFKGILVRYTAELVKSDPEAREAASFLERNAELLWERGKAAESALFGTDWCHPPGGIVQLSSQLSGIKLLERMAELGTIIGE